One Anopheles marshallii chromosome 3, idAnoMarsDA_429_01, whole genome shotgun sequence genomic region harbors:
- the LOC128713212 gene encoding odorant receptor Or2-like, whose amino-acid sequence MEYIYQWLVRDDTFAEEVYVKYNFCKLRILGIYKDVSKAPLASRVGFYAMEMFFLLQIGTIVWDLAGVLNDIGLFGDDMCILVGLLLTVCKKWHCVLNINELSECVEQLQTYHERYLQRGEWFVRRMRGQDLQERLLQDASKLLAMVLASCLMVNALFSNGETLILRATYPFSTTTTFGYGCVFICQAVLIVYVLFCMVLIDCIGAQILSQLSLLFRMQRREFELIGADLQLPPDGTLHGDETLRDEIHNLIASHQQLLSFCDRLKRLYEPNIMAHFVCSMLIICLTAFELMFAKGDPMQMIRFGAYMLTAFFQIFVWSFFGNRVTHMSTGISDATIRCNWIVLDGKLKKDLRFTTMRSQKPFIIDVYWLFPLTYETFIAILSRSYSIFTLLRTMIE is encoded by the exons ATGGAATATATCTACCAGTGGCTCGTACGTGATGACACTTTTGCCGAGGAGGTGTACGTGAAGTACAATTTTTGCAAGCTAAG AATTCTAGGCATCTATAAAGATGTGTCGAAGGCTCCGCTTGCCAGCCGTGTGGGTTTCTATGCCATGGAGATGTTCTTTTTGCTGCAGATCGGCACCATCGTGTGGGATTTGGCTGGCGTGCTGAACGACATTGGTCTGTTCGGGGATGACATGTGCATTCTGGTCGGGTTACTGCTAACGGTGTGCAAGAAGTGGCACTGCGTTCTGAACATTAACGAGTTGAGTGAGTGTGTCGAGCAGTTACAGACGTACCACGAACGCTATCTGCAGCGTGGCGAATGGTTTGTGCGCCGTATGCGAGGACAAGATTTGCAGGAGCGACTGCTGCAGGATGCCTCGAAGCTGCTTGCAATGGTGCTCGCTAGCTGCCTGATGGTGAAC GCTCTGTTTTCGAACGGTGAAACACTTATCCTGCGGGCCACTTATCCCTTCAGCACGACCACCACATTCGGTTACGGCTGTGTGTTCATTTGCCAAGCCGTGCTGATTGTGTACGTGCTATTCTGCATGGTGCTTATCGATTGTATCGGCGCCCAAATTCTCAGCCAGCTGTCGCTACTGTTCCGCATGCAGCGCAGGGAGTTTGAGTTGATCGGCGCTGACCTTCAACTGCCTCCCGATGGTACACTGCACGGTGATGAGACGCTTCGCGATGAGATACACAACCTCATAGCCTCCCATCAGCAATTACTTTC ATTTTGCGATCGGCTGAAACGCCTGTACGAACCAAACATTATGGCCCATTTCGTGTGCAGCATGCTTATTATCTGTCTGACCGCGTTCGAGCTGATGTTCGCCAAAGGAGATCCGATGCAGATGATTCGCTTCGGTGCATATATGCTGACCGCGTTTTTTCAGATCTTCGTGTGGAGCTTCTTCGGGAATCGAGTTACCCATATG tcCACTGGCATTAGCGATGCGACGATCAGATGCAACTGGATCGTGCTGGATGGCAAGTTGAAGAAGGACCTACGCTTTACGACAATGCGTTCCCAGAAACCCTTCATAATAGACGTGTACTGGTTGTTTCCGCTGACCTACGAAACATTCATAGCG